Proteins encoded by one window of Labrus bergylta chromosome 2, fLabBer1.1, whole genome shotgun sequence:
- the ciz1b gene encoding cdkn1a interacting zinc finger protein 1b isoform X2 — MVKQQKRTERCLVPAAMSNVTQVQFPVGPAQRRPPTTQQVSGRKWASSGMWKADSRTSNSSTTTEDDSEDPGPDGDSGGMESKRARLDRPQDSEAVTSKEKVPGSNCETGSESSYTQDGVLLRPAHSGQQGSAELSEDSRAAELQSLASLKVTIQQSSESREFGQTDRMADRQSGGLHCHVCSLTCRTVQAFQEHMAASEHLKKMMEITHSICLNTHTLQDRGRQPDTQCWCDTCQTHFSGDVIIHRRTKQHKMCKQLCRPFCPVCKRHFRTPRKFVEHMKSAEHKQQVQLEEAHEEELIIVDAVGCFKGEEEEEEEEEEEEEEEEEEEEIEAADVEDVEDDVGKEEAKEEASEVVDTQEPDRVEYDPHTTYGSSFVVPVSGFLCRLCNKFFYRETTARHTHCRTHTHYLNLQSHRTQRTHEDKERSALT; from the exons ATGGTGAAACAGCAGAAGAGAACTGAGAG GTGTCTTGTACCTGCTGCAATGAGCAATGTGACACAGGTTCAATTCCCTGTCGGCCCTGCGCAGAGGAGACCGCCTACGACTCAGCAA gttTCAGGCAGGAAGTGGGCAAGTTCAGGAATGTGGAAAGCTGACAGCAGGACGAGCAATAGCTCTACCACCACAGAAGATGACAGTGAAGACCCGGGACCAGATGGAGATTCAGGAGGGATGGAGTCAAAGAGGGCGAGACTTGACAG ACCTCAGGATAGCGAAGCTGTGACCAGTAAAGAGAAAGTCCCTGGGTCAAATTGcgaaacaggaagtgagagcaGCTACACACAAG ATGGTGTTTTGTTGAGGCCTGCTCATTCAGGCCAGCAGGGGTCTGCAGAGCTGAGTGAggacagcagagcagcagag CTGCAGAGTTTGGCCTCTCTGAAGGTCACCATCCAGCAGagcagtgagagcagagagttcggacagacagacaggatggCTGACAGGCAATCAGGCGGACTCCACTGTCATGTGTGCAGCCTTACATGTCGCACTGTGCAG GCATTTCAGGAACACATGGCAGCATCAGAACACTTGAAGAAAATGATGGAGATCACTCACTCCATCtgcctcaacacacacacactccaggacag GGGACGGCAACCTGACACACAGTGCTGGTGTGACACCTGTCAGACTCACTTCAGCGGTGATGTCATCATCCATCGGCGGACGAAACAACACAAG atgtgTAAGCAGCTGTGTCGTCCCTTCTGTCCCGTTTGTAAACGTCACTTCCGGACTCCCAGGAAGTTTGTGGAGCACATGAAGTCTGCGgaacacaaacagcag GTGCAGCTAGAGGAAGCTCATGAGGAGGAGCTGATCATAGTGGATGCTGTTGGCTGCTTtaagggagaagaagaagaggaggaggaagaagaagaagaagaagaagaagaagaagaagaagaagaaattgaaGCAGCTGATGTAGAGGATGTCGAGGACGACGTAGGAAAGGAAGAAGCAAAGGAGGAAGCGTCCGAG gtAGTGGACACACAGGAACCAGACAGGGTGGAATATGATCCCCACACCACATATG GAAGTAGTTTTGTGGTTCCTGTTTCTGGCTTCCTTTGTCGGCTCTGTAACAAGTTCTTCTACAGAGAGACGACAGCgcgacacacacactgcaggacgCACACACACTACCTCAACCTGCAG agtcACAGAACTCAGAGGACACATGAAGATAAAGAAAGATCTGCTCTGACCTGA
- the ciz1b gene encoding cdkn1a interacting zinc finger protein 1b isoform X1 encodes MVKQQKRTESRCLVPAAMSNVTQVQFPVGPAQRRPPTTQQVSGRKWASSGMWKADSRTSNSSTTTEDDSEDPGPDGDSGGMESKRARLDRPQDSEAVTSKEKVPGSNCETGSESSYTQDGVLLRPAHSGQQGSAELSEDSRAAELQSLASLKVTIQQSSESREFGQTDRMADRQSGGLHCHVCSLTCRTVQAFQEHMAASEHLKKMMEITHSICLNTHTLQDRGRQPDTQCWCDTCQTHFSGDVIIHRRTKQHKMCKQLCRPFCPVCKRHFRTPRKFVEHMKSAEHKQQVQLEEAHEEELIIVDAVGCFKGEEEEEEEEEEEEEEEEEEEEIEAADVEDVEDDVGKEEAKEEASEVVDTQEPDRVEYDPHTTYGSSFVVPVSGFLCRLCNKFFYRETTARHTHCRTHTHYLNLQSHRTQRTHEDKERSALT; translated from the exons ATGGTGAAACAGCAGAAGAGAACTGAGAG CAGGTGTCTTGTACCTGCTGCAATGAGCAATGTGACACAGGTTCAATTCCCTGTCGGCCCTGCGCAGAGGAGACCGCCTACGACTCAGCAA gttTCAGGCAGGAAGTGGGCAAGTTCAGGAATGTGGAAAGCTGACAGCAGGACGAGCAATAGCTCTACCACCACAGAAGATGACAGTGAAGACCCGGGACCAGATGGAGATTCAGGAGGGATGGAGTCAAAGAGGGCGAGACTTGACAG ACCTCAGGATAGCGAAGCTGTGACCAGTAAAGAGAAAGTCCCTGGGTCAAATTGcgaaacaggaagtgagagcaGCTACACACAAG ATGGTGTTTTGTTGAGGCCTGCTCATTCAGGCCAGCAGGGGTCTGCAGAGCTGAGTGAggacagcagagcagcagag CTGCAGAGTTTGGCCTCTCTGAAGGTCACCATCCAGCAGagcagtgagagcagagagttcggacagacagacaggatggCTGACAGGCAATCAGGCGGACTCCACTGTCATGTGTGCAGCCTTACATGTCGCACTGTGCAG GCATTTCAGGAACACATGGCAGCATCAGAACACTTGAAGAAAATGATGGAGATCACTCACTCCATCtgcctcaacacacacacactccaggacag GGGACGGCAACCTGACACACAGTGCTGGTGTGACACCTGTCAGACTCACTTCAGCGGTGATGTCATCATCCATCGGCGGACGAAACAACACAAG atgtgTAAGCAGCTGTGTCGTCCCTTCTGTCCCGTTTGTAAACGTCACTTCCGGACTCCCAGGAAGTTTGTGGAGCACATGAAGTCTGCGgaacacaaacagcag GTGCAGCTAGAGGAAGCTCATGAGGAGGAGCTGATCATAGTGGATGCTGTTGGCTGCTTtaagggagaagaagaagaggaggaggaagaagaagaagaagaagaagaagaagaagaagaagaagaaattgaaGCAGCTGATGTAGAGGATGTCGAGGACGACGTAGGAAAGGAAGAAGCAAAGGAGGAAGCGTCCGAG gtAGTGGACACACAGGAACCAGACAGGGTGGAATATGATCCCCACACCACATATG GAAGTAGTTTTGTGGTTCCTGTTTCTGGCTTCCTTTGTCGGCTCTGTAACAAGTTCTTCTACAGAGAGACGACAGCgcgacacacacactgcaggacgCACACACACTACCTCAACCTGCAG agtcACAGAACTCAGAGGACACATGAAGATAAAGAAAGATCTGCTCTGACCTGA
- the ciz1b gene encoding cdkn1a interacting zinc finger protein 1b isoform X3, translating to MVKQQKRTESRCLVPAAMSNVTQVQFPVGPAQRRPPTTQQVSGRKWASSGMWKADSRTSNSSTTTEDDSEDPGPDGDSGGMESKRARLDRPQDSEAVTSKEKVPGSNCETGSESSYTQDGVLLRPAHSGQQGSAELSEDSRAAESLASLKVTIQQSSESREFGQTDRMADRQSGGLHCHVCSLTCRTVQAFQEHMAASEHLKKMMEITHSICLNTHTLQDRGRQPDTQCWCDTCQTHFSGDVIIHRRTKQHKMCKQLCRPFCPVCKRHFRTPRKFVEHMKSAEHKQQVQLEEAHEEELIIVDAVGCFKGEEEEEEEEEEEEEEEEEEEEIEAADVEDVEDDVGKEEAKEEASEVVDTQEPDRVEYDPHTTYGSSFVVPVSGFLCRLCNKFFYRETTARHTHCRTHTHYLNLQSHRTQRTHEDKERSALT from the exons ATGGTGAAACAGCAGAAGAGAACTGAGAG CAGGTGTCTTGTACCTGCTGCAATGAGCAATGTGACACAGGTTCAATTCCCTGTCGGCCCTGCGCAGAGGAGACCGCCTACGACTCAGCAA gttTCAGGCAGGAAGTGGGCAAGTTCAGGAATGTGGAAAGCTGACAGCAGGACGAGCAATAGCTCTACCACCACAGAAGATGACAGTGAAGACCCGGGACCAGATGGAGATTCAGGAGGGATGGAGTCAAAGAGGGCGAGACTTGACAG ACCTCAGGATAGCGAAGCTGTGACCAGTAAAGAGAAAGTCCCTGGGTCAAATTGcgaaacaggaagtgagagcaGCTACACACAAG ATGGTGTTTTGTTGAGGCCTGCTCATTCAGGCCAGCAGGGGTCTGCAGAGCTGAGTGAggacagcagagcagcagag AGTTTGGCCTCTCTGAAGGTCACCATCCAGCAGagcagtgagagcagagagttcggacagacagacaggatggCTGACAGGCAATCAGGCGGACTCCACTGTCATGTGTGCAGCCTTACATGTCGCACTGTGCAG GCATTTCAGGAACACATGGCAGCATCAGAACACTTGAAGAAAATGATGGAGATCACTCACTCCATCtgcctcaacacacacacactccaggacag GGGACGGCAACCTGACACACAGTGCTGGTGTGACACCTGTCAGACTCACTTCAGCGGTGATGTCATCATCCATCGGCGGACGAAACAACACAAG atgtgTAAGCAGCTGTGTCGTCCCTTCTGTCCCGTTTGTAAACGTCACTTCCGGACTCCCAGGAAGTTTGTGGAGCACATGAAGTCTGCGgaacacaaacagcag GTGCAGCTAGAGGAAGCTCATGAGGAGGAGCTGATCATAGTGGATGCTGTTGGCTGCTTtaagggagaagaagaagaggaggaggaagaagaagaagaagaagaagaagaagaagaagaagaagaaattgaaGCAGCTGATGTAGAGGATGTCGAGGACGACGTAGGAAAGGAAGAAGCAAAGGAGGAAGCGTCCGAG gtAGTGGACACACAGGAACCAGACAGGGTGGAATATGATCCCCACACCACATATG GAAGTAGTTTTGTGGTTCCTGTTTCTGGCTTCCTTTGTCGGCTCTGTAACAAGTTCTTCTACAGAGAGACGACAGCgcgacacacacactgcaggacgCACACACACTACCTCAACCTGCAG agtcACAGAACTCAGAGGACACATGAAGATAAAGAAAGATCTGCTCTGACCTGA
- the ciz1b gene encoding cdkn1a interacting zinc finger protein 1b isoform X4 yields MWKADSRTSNSSTTTEDDSEDPGPDGDSGGMESKRARLDRPQDSEAVTSKEKVPGSNCETGSESSYTQDGVLLRPAHSGQQGSAELSEDSRAAELQSLASLKVTIQQSSESREFGQTDRMADRQSGGLHCHVCSLTCRTVQAFQEHMAASEHLKKMMEITHSICLNTHTLQDRGRQPDTQCWCDTCQTHFSGDVIIHRRTKQHKMCKQLCRPFCPVCKRHFRTPRKFVEHMKSAEHKQQVQLEEAHEEELIIVDAVGCFKGEEEEEEEEEEEEEEEEEEEEIEAADVEDVEDDVGKEEAKEEASEVVDTQEPDRVEYDPHTTYGSSFVVPVSGFLCRLCNKFFYRETTARHTHCRTHTHYLNLQSHRTQRTHEDKERSALT; encoded by the exons ATGTGGAAAGCTGACAGCAGGACGAGCAATAGCTCTACCACCACAGAAGATGACAGTGAAGACCCGGGACCAGATGGAGATTCAGGAGGGATGGAGTCAAAGAGGGCGAGACTTGACAG ACCTCAGGATAGCGAAGCTGTGACCAGTAAAGAGAAAGTCCCTGGGTCAAATTGcgaaacaggaagtgagagcaGCTACACACAAG ATGGTGTTTTGTTGAGGCCTGCTCATTCAGGCCAGCAGGGGTCTGCAGAGCTGAGTGAggacagcagagcagcagag CTGCAGAGTTTGGCCTCTCTGAAGGTCACCATCCAGCAGagcagtgagagcagagagttcggacagacagacaggatggCTGACAGGCAATCAGGCGGACTCCACTGTCATGTGTGCAGCCTTACATGTCGCACTGTGCAG GCATTTCAGGAACACATGGCAGCATCAGAACACTTGAAGAAAATGATGGAGATCACTCACTCCATCtgcctcaacacacacacactccaggacag GGGACGGCAACCTGACACACAGTGCTGGTGTGACACCTGTCAGACTCACTTCAGCGGTGATGTCATCATCCATCGGCGGACGAAACAACACAAG atgtgTAAGCAGCTGTGTCGTCCCTTCTGTCCCGTTTGTAAACGTCACTTCCGGACTCCCAGGAAGTTTGTGGAGCACATGAAGTCTGCGgaacacaaacagcag GTGCAGCTAGAGGAAGCTCATGAGGAGGAGCTGATCATAGTGGATGCTGTTGGCTGCTTtaagggagaagaagaagaggaggaggaagaagaagaagaagaagaagaagaagaagaagaagaagaaattgaaGCAGCTGATGTAGAGGATGTCGAGGACGACGTAGGAAAGGAAGAAGCAAAGGAGGAAGCGTCCGAG gtAGTGGACACACAGGAACCAGACAGGGTGGAATATGATCCCCACACCACATATG GAAGTAGTTTTGTGGTTCCTGTTTCTGGCTTCCTTTGTCGGCTCTGTAACAAGTTCTTCTACAGAGAGACGACAGCgcgacacacacactgcaggacgCACACACACTACCTCAACCTGCAG agtcACAGAACTCAGAGGACACATGAAGATAAAGAAAGATCTGCTCTGACCTGA